A window of Hypomesus transpacificus isolate Combined female chromosome 7, fHypTra1, whole genome shotgun sequence genomic DNA:
TTGCTGGTACCTCTCGGACCACCTTGGCAGGGATAGTGGCCTCACATACAGCAGACTTCCCTCGCCCCTCGATCCAGTTGATGGCGGCCGGCTTCTTGTCGGTGCAGAAGTTACCGCTGACCGCTAACACCTGCAGGTCTGGATACTGTTCCTGCAGCCTGGCCAGAGCCTGCTCtgtaccctgcacacacacacacacacacattagtctgtaccctgcacacacacacacacacacgttagtctgtaccctgcacacacacacacacacacacgttagtctgtaccctgcacacacacacacacacacacacacgttagtctgtaccctgcacacacacacacacgttggtctgtaccctgcacacacacacacacaggttagtctgtacaatgcacacacacacacacgttagtctgtaccctgcacacacacacacacgttagtctgtaccctgcacacacacacacacatgttagtctgtaccctgcacacacacacacacacacacacacgttagtctgtaccctgcacacacacacacacacgggttgaGCAACCAGCACAATTTCCCCCAGGTGGAGGCCAGAGCAGGAACCCACCTTAGAGATCATATTCATCCCCATGGCGTCGCCGGTCCGGGATTGGAAGCGGATGTACAGGTTTCTACCAGCTAAGCCAATCAGGAGCTTCTGCACGCGAGCAAACCTGACCAATAAGAAGAGAGAGTTACAGGTAAGCCCCGCCCCTCACATAGAAACAAACCGAATAGAACTACGATGCAGCCCCCAGTCCCTGCCCccttcagtcccagtccagaccccccccagtcccttcccccttcagtcccagtccagacccccccagtccctgcccccttcagtcccagtccagacccccccccagtccctgcccccttcagtcccagtccagacccccccagtccctgcccccttcagtcccagtccagaccccCCCAGGTGCTAACCTGCTGGTGTTGTCGAAGGCCTCCTGGATGGCGCTGAAGCCCTCGCTGCTCTCCAGCCAGGCCTTCACCTCAGCAGCCCTGCAGGCGGAGGGCAGCCGCACCAGCGGCCCCCGTGTCATCCCGTCTGCCAGGATCCTGCTGCTGGCCCCACCTCCCAGctgtggggtcaggggtcatttgAAACTCAAACTCACTACATTATGTGttacacagtaaacacatgcCTTCAGCATGGATCAAATGTGTCACTCACAGCTATTGCTCGGCAACCTCTGTTGGTGCTGGCAACCAGGCATCCCTCTGTGGTTGCCATGGGGACCTGGAATTGCCTCCCGTCCAGGTGCAACGGCCCGGCCACACCCACCGGCACAGGCATGTAGCCAATCACGTTCTCACAGCAGGTGCCCATCACCTGGCAAACAAACAGTTTTTTGTTATTATTTCttattaaaaaatgttttaacataGGATTAAACGGTTACATAATTTTGCTATGTTCAGCTATATTTAGTATTCTTTTTGTAAAGTGATATGTACATTTTAATGCACCACTAAACAAATCCTGTTCAGGCAACACAGAAGGGCCAGATACCTGGAGAGGACACTGGTCAGACTAATCTGTCCCAGTCTGTTGTCCCTCAGCAGAACATCCCCTGAGCTGACCTTAGAGTAGTCGTAGTTGAGGTAGGGGAGGGCGGAGAGCGCTccagggcagggcaggctgGACGCCAGCATGTGTCTGCGTATGGCCACGCCCCTCTCCGGTGTCTGCATCAGGGCCTCCAGCTTGTAGGCTGGAATGTTCTTGGACTGTACCAGCAGCATCACCTCTTCATCACTCAGGAAACCAGCTCCTTTCTGGAAACACAACAACACCCTGTTGATCCAGCAGCACTCAAACACTTCTGTTCTCcttcacacattcacatgcacactaacacacacacacacctggcccctcGGAGTCCTGCAAAGTCAGCAGGTGCGATGTGAGGACACAGGCTGGTGGGGTCGCTGAGGTGCTGTAGCTGCATTAGCGTCCTGGTGTTCCAGGGTCAACagtgagggagcagggagagctAAGCTCATTGAGGACGGCCTCTCTAAACCCCTCACACTGCTCTCCTGcagaaagcgtgtgtgtgtgcgtgtgtgtgtgcagagagacTCACCTCTGGGTTTTTCAGTATGGACAGACACTCCTCCAGGGGTCGGGGGGTGTAGGGCAGGCTTGGCTGGGGGCCCTGGGGGCCTTGTGGGGGCTGAATctggggggtcggggggggctggggtgccTGTGGGGGCTGGGTGTTCCCCTCGTCCCCCAGGATGAAGATGGTTCTGTGCTGGAGTTCAGCTGTGGGGGGCAGCGGCCGTATCACCTCAGCTAgggacaacaggaagtgaacaCACCACAGGAAGTGAACACACCACAGGTCACCACCTCTGATAgggacaacaggaagtgaacaCACCACAGGTCACCACCTCTGATAgggacaacaggaagtgaacaCACCACAAGTCACCACCTCTGATAgggacaacaggaagtgaacaCACCACAAGTCACCACCTCTGATAgggacaacaggaagtgaacaCACCACAAGTCACCACCTCTGATAgggacaacaggaagtgaacaCACCACAAGTCACCACCTCTGATAgggacaacaggaagtgaacaCACCACAAGTCACCACCTCTGATAgggacaacaggaagtgaacaCACCACAAGTCACCACCTCTGTACGGACAGAGGTCATGTGTACGGAACACGCAGAGAACAGAGACACACGTTAACACACGTGTCTTTACGCACTAAAACCATCCACACAAGCCCTACCTCTTTCTTCCTTGGTGGCGATggccagggtggggggggtacgGGGGGGCATGGCGCGGGCAGTGGGCTCCGTCCTGCAGCAGGAGGGGGCCGGGCGGCGGAGGGCAGGGCTTTTCAGGGACAGGGTGGACTCCATCTCCACCTGCTCAAAGAAGACGTACTTCACCGCTAGCAGCAGAGCCAGACCCAGGCAGATCATCTGCTCCACATCCAGGCTCACCATcctgggaaggagggaaagagggaaggaggagtggaagggtggatagatggatggatggagggaagaaaagaaaaggaagagagactaAATGTAAGATTTTCAGCCAGACCACTCCTTGTTGAATAGTCTGTCTTACCTGGACAGGTAGAGCTAGTGACTCACCTGGACAGGTAGAGCTAGTGACTCACCTGGACAGGTAGAGCTAGTGACTCACCTGGACAGGTAGAGCTAGTGACTCACCTGGACAGGTAGAGCTAGTGACTCACCTGGACAGGTAGAGCTAGTGACTCACCTGGACAGGTAGAGCTAGTGACTCACCTGGACAGGTAGAGCTAGTGACTCACCTGGACAGGTAGAACTGCCAGAGGGGGGTGTCGGGGTTGATCCTCTTGGGGGTGTGCTGGTCCAGGCTCATGCCCACCTGGGGCTGCATTGCTGTGGCGTTGCCGGGGAAGGGCTCAGCAATCCAGCGGCTGTGGGCGTGGACCATCACCAGACCCAGGGACTACACCACCCAGGAACACGAGAGATCAGGTGGactctgtctgagtgtgtgagcgtgtgtgtgtgtgtgcgtgtgtgtaccatgATCATCTTGACTCTCTGGGTGACGGGGTTGGGCttgttgtcctcctcctccatcactctggAGAAGTGACCCAGCTGCCAGACAGGGTGGCCCTCCTGACTCTCCCTGGatagctgacacacacacacacacacacacacacatgtcccaGAGTCAGGTCAGCAGTAGTGAACATGTCCCAGAGTCAGGTCAGCAGGTAGTGAACATGTCCCAGAGTCAGGTCAGCAGTAGTGAACATGTCCCAGAGTCAGGTCAGCAGTAGTGAACATGTCCCAGAGTCAGGTCAGCAGTAGTGAACATGTCCCAGAGTCAGGTCAG
This region includes:
- the hmgcra gene encoding 3-hydroxy-3-methylglutaryl-CoA reductase a, which encodes MMLRRSSFQQVTPPFPSTMLTRLFRLHGLLVASHPWEVIVGTVTLTICMMSMNLFTGNNQICGWNYDCPKMEEQVLSSDIIILTITRCIAIIYIYFQFQNLRQLGSKYILGIAGLFTIFSSFVFSTVVVHFLDKELTGLNEALPFFLLLIDLSKACALAKFALSSSSQEEVRDNIARGMAILGPTFTLDALVECLVIGVGTMSGVRQLEIMCCFGCMSVLANYFVFMTFFPACVSLVLELSRESQEGHPVWQLGHFSRVMEEEDNKPNPVTQRVKMIMSLGLVMVHAHSRWIAEPFPGNATAMQPQVGMSLDQHTPKRINPDTPLWQFYLSRMVSLDVEQMICLGLALLLAVKYVFFEQVEMESTLSLKSPALRRPAPSCCRTEPTARAMPPRTPPTLAIATKEERAEVIRPLPPTAELQHRTIFILGDEGNTQPPQAPQPPPTPQIQPPQGPQGPQPSLPYTPRPLEECLSILKNPEKGAGFLSDEEVMLLVQSKNIPAYKLEALMQTPERGVAIRRHMLASSLPCPGALSALPYLNYDYSKVMGTCCENVIGYMPVPVGVAGPLHLDGRQFQVPMATTEGCLVASTNRGCRAIALGGGASSRILADGMTRGPLVRLPSACRAAEVKAWLESSEGFSAIQEAFDNTSRFARVQKLLIGLAGRNLYIRFQSRTGDAMGMNMISKGTEQALARLQEQYPDLQVLAVSGNFCTDKKPAAINWIEGRGKSAVCEATIPAKVVREVLKTSTAALVDVNINKNLVGSAMAGSIGGYNAHAANLVAAIYIACGQDPAQTVGSSNCMTLMEACGPGGEDLYVSCTMPSLELGTVGGGTILPPQQACLKMLGVQGACQESPGENARQLARVVCATVLAGELSLMAALTAGHLVKSHMAHNRSKINLQEAPGTCTEKAS